A genomic stretch from Vulpes lagopus strain Blue_001 chromosome 11, ASM1834538v1, whole genome shotgun sequence includes:
- the LOC121501386 gene encoding bone marrow proteoglycan-like isoform X1 yields MKVPLLLALLFGAVSTLHLRTVKSNSESFLGDEITPQDGEMPENEPKEAPTGELTPLEKEEEWYSGTEDDPEEEGAVECDSALDKEEEDFQCPKEEDIVRLEGSPGCKNCPRFLLVGHFRTFNEAQCVCQRCYRGNLASIHSASSNCQIQNTVRGLNQGQVWIGGRVKGWGLCRRFFWVDGSCWNYATWAAGQPSFYGGGCVSFCTQGGRWRLDSCGRQLPFVCAY; encoded by the exons GGACTGTGAAATCTAACTCTGAGAGCTTCTTGGGAGATGAGATCACGCCTCAGGATGGGGAGATGCCAGAAAATGAGCCAAAGGAGGCCCCTACGGGGGAGCTGACGCcgctggagaaagaagaggagtgGTACTCTGGAACGGAAGATGACCCTGAGGAGGAGGGAGCTGTAGAGTGTGACTCAGCCCTggataaggaggaggaggactttCAGTGCCCTAAAGAAGAGGACATAGTGAgactggagggcagccctgggtgcaAAAACTGTCCACGTTTCCTCCTGGTGGGGCATTTCAGGACATTTAATGAAGCTCAG TGTGTTTGCCAAAGGTGCTACAGAGGCAACCTCGCCTCCATCCACAGTGCCAGCTCAAATTGCCAGATTCAGAACACAGTCAGAGGTCTCAACCAGGGCCAAGTCTGGATTGGAGGCAGGGTCAAAGGCTGG GGTCTCTGCAGACGATTCTTCTGGGTTGATGGCAGTTGCTGGAACTATGCAACCTGGGCTGCTGGCCAGCCTTCATTCTATGGTGGCGGATGTGTGTCCTTCTGTACCCAAG GAGGCCGCTGGCGTCTAGATAGTTGTGGAAGGCAGCTCCCCTTCGTCTGTGCCTACTAA